GGCGCTCGGTGACCTGCAAGCCCACCTGCTGCGCGAGTTCCGCGGCGCGGCGCACGTGGACCCGCTGGTCCGCGCGGCCGTGCGGGCGCTGATGCCCTGGCGCCCGGTCAGCGTCGACGCCGTGGCCGATCATCTGGCGCTCTCCGCCAGCCAGTTGCGCCGCCGCTGCCTGCATGCGCTCGGGATGACCCCCAAGGTGCTCCAGCGGACCCTGCGGTTCCAGGGTTTCCTCGCCCTGGCCCAGGCCGGAGCGAAGGCCTCGGGCGCGGCCGGGCTGGCGGCCGACGTGGGCTACGCCGACCAGGCCCACCTCAGCCGCGAGTGCCTGCGCCTGACCGGTCTCACCCCGACCGCCCTGCTCGGCGGCGCTGTCGACCACTGCGCCTGCGGCCACGAGCACTCCGCCTCCTACGCGCCGTTCCTGGCCACCCGTGCGCGTTTTGTTCAAGACGGGCCCGATCGGCGCTCCTAGCGTCGAGGGCGTGCAGACGTTCACGCCCGGCTCGCCGGGTTATGACGCCGCCCGGCGTCCGGTCAACCCCACCTACCGGGACATCCGTCCCCGGCTCGTGGCGATGTGCCGCTCGGTGCCGGACGTCGTCGAAGCCCTGGTCCGCGCGACCGGCGACCGCCTCGCCATTCGTGGCGGCGGGCACTGCTTC
Above is a genomic segment from Actinoplanes ianthinogenes containing:
- a CDS encoding helix-turn-helix domain-containing protein, with protein sequence MDSYVERPPVPALAGVVRTVWIQRTGATAYVQRHLPTGGVEIHFPIGGRPQLVGPLTGPAIEVIPPHTTIVGVRFQPGTAPPVPAVLDDLVDQRLSLAELWGRSADRLVEAMARAATPERALGDLQAHLLREFRGAAHVDPLVRAAVRALMPWRPVSVDAVADHLALSASQLRRRCLHALGMTPKVLQRTLRFQGFLALAQAGAKASGAAGLAADVGYADQAHLSRECLRLTGLTPTALLGGAVDHCACGHEHSASYAPFLATRARFVQDGPDRRS